The Pseudanabaena sp. ABRG5-3 genome includes the window TTATCTAAGCCTGATGACGGTTGCTATGATGACTTTGCTATTTGGTACGATTGAATAATTTAAGTAGCATGAAGCACTTACTGAAGAGCGATCGCTTGCTACCACAACTATGACAGCCTTAGAAGACAACAAATTTGAGACTTACACCCTTGGGGCTGCTACTTTTGACTTAAGTGGGCTGCCCAAGGAATACTACACCCTTGTTGATGGTAGCAAGAGTATTATCTGGGTACAGCCGATTTTCCAATCGTTGGGCTTAAAATCTTTGCTAGCAGCTTCTTTGCCTGTGGAAAATTTTACCCATGCCGTTATTCATGGAAGTGACTACACTGCTATAGTGATCAAGCAGCAGGGCAACTATCTAGCCCTATTGATCGATCCTAAAAGTAAAATTCTGAGCGAAAAATTTTTAAGCTGGGCGCAATCCTTTGATGCTACATCTCTCAGGAATAATCCGAAATTCCAAGTAATTTAATAAAAATAGAGGGACGCTTTGCGTCCCTCTATTTTTTAGGTAAGGATAGTCTAGTCTACGCTGTGTGCAAACTATCCTTGCTCATAAGTAGCTGAGCATAATTAAAAGCCCAAAACTTGTGGCGCACGCGCAGCGTGCGCCACAAGTTTTGGGCTTTTATATTTAATTGCGCTCATTTACTTGTATGGCAATACTCTATTTTTTTGGAGTAAATCGCGATCGCTCAAAAATTTATGCAAGACTTTAAAGCAAGACTGTACGCAAAACTTTAATAAATACTTAACAAGCCCATTTTTATGAAACGTATTACCCTGCTTGGCTCCACTGGCTCAATTGGTACACAAACCCTCGATATCGTCGCGGAATATCCTGAAAAATTTCAAGTCGTGGGCATGACCGCAGGGGGAAATATTGAGCTTTTTGCCCAGCAGATTCGTAAGTTTCAGCCTGAAATTGTAGCGATCGCTAATGACACGAAACTTGCCGAACTAAAAGAAGCGATCGCCGATCTAGCCGTGAAGCCGATCATGCTAGCAGGAGCCGAAGGTGTAGAAACCGTGGCTGCCTACGGAGATTCTGAAGCAGTCGTTACAGGGATTGTCGGCTGTGCAGGACTATTACCCACCATCGCCGCCATCAAAGCGGGAAAAAATATTGCCCTAGCTAACAAAGAAACCTTGATCGCTGGCGGTGAAGTAGTTGTGCCATTGGTGAAAAAACATGGCGTGAAGTTATTCCCCGCCGATTCGGAACATTCAGCAATTTTCCAATGTTTGCAAGGAGTGCCTGAAGGCGGATTGCGGCGGATTATCCTCACGGCTTCAGGTGGTGCTTTTCGCGATCGCCCCACGGAGGAACTCGCATCAGTCACCGTTGCCGATGCCTTAAAACATCCCAACTGGGCGATGGGTAAAAAAATTACGATTGATTCCGCAACCTTGATGAATAAAGGTTTAGAAGTGATCGAAGCCCATTATCTCTTTGGCGTAGATTATGACAAAATCGAGATTGTGATTCATCCCCAAAGTATTATCCATTCACTCATTGAATTAGAAGACACTTCCGTATTAGCGCAACTCGGCATTCCCGATATGCGTCTACCTCTGCTCTATTCCCTCTCCTATCCCGATCGCATTCCCACCCAATGGGAGCGCCTCGATCTCGTCAAATGTGGCACGCTCACCTTCCGCGCCCCCGATCATCAGAAATATCCCTGTATGGAACTAGCCTATGCCGCAGGTCGTGCAGGTGGCACGATGCCTGCGGTCTTGAATGCTGCCAATGAGCAAGTAGTCGAGCTATTCCTCCAAGAACGTGTGCGTTATGTGCAGATTGCCGATCTGATTAAGCATGTATGCGATCGGCACAATCTGATCTCTAAGCCAGAACTTGAGGATATTCTCGAAGCTGATAAATGGGCAAGAAATGAGGTAATTAATCAAGTTATGGCTACGATTTAGCTATTAACTGATGTTACGTGGAAGTTTCTAAAGTAGGGGCGGGTTTAGTTGATAATTCTGGGCTGAACGCAAGATATATATGCTAAACCCGCCCCTACTCTGTACACGATAGCCTGATGGAGTGACAGTTCCTAAAAAAAGAGACTCGCTTAGCGAGTCTCTTTTTTTATTTGGCGATCGCTGGAGGCATGACCACTTTTGTTGCTAAACCGAAAGCTCTAAGTACTTGAATAGCCCACCAAGTCACATCAACTTCCCACCAACGCCAACCCGCTTTTGCCACATTGGGGTAAGCATGGTGATTATTGTGCCAACCTTCGCCGTAGGTAACGATCGCCGCCCACCAAAGATTGCGCGAATTATCATTAGTCTCAAAGGTGCGATAGCCCCACATATGGGTAACAGAATTAATAAACCAAGTGCTATGCCATAGAAAGACTGAACGTACACACATTCCCCAAATGACGTAAGACCAACCGCCAAGCAAATATAAACCAACGCCTACAGGAATTTGCAGTAAGAGAAAGTACTTATCTAACCAGAGATAGAAGGGGTCGCGAGCCAAATCAGGAGCATATCGGAAATACTTATCCGCATCGAAAAAGTCTGATTTAGGATACAGAATCCACAACATATGACTCCACCAAAAACCTCTCCTTGCCGAATAAGGATCTTTCTCTTCATCTTCAGTATGGGCATGGTGTAAGCGGTGTCCTGCAATCCAAAAGATTGGACCACCTTGTAAAGCTGCCGCCCCAATTAAGGCAATTAGATATTCTAACCACTTCGGCACTTGAAAACTGCGATGACTCAGCAAGCGGTGATAGCCCAAGCAAATACCAATGCTTCCTAAAAACCAATGCAGTAAGATTGTGATTCCTAAAGCTGACCATGAAAAGAACCAAGGGGCTAACAGGGCTAGACCATGAACAATAGTAAAGAAACCCACCGATATCCAACTCAGTTTTAGTTTTTCAGGTTGAGGATCAGGAATGATATCTGAAAATAGTCTTGTCATATTTTAAGCGTCTATATCTAAATGGCATTGCTAAAGGTTTTGAGAAGAAGAGAAGAATCGC containing:
- a CDS encoding acyl-CoA desaturase; translated protein: MTRLFSDIIPDPQPEKLKLSWISVGFFTIVHGLALLAPWFFSWSALGITILLHWFLGSIGICLGYHRLLSHRSFQVPKWLEYLIALIGAAALQGGPIFWIAGHRLHHAHTEDEEKDPYSARRGFWWSHMLWILYPKSDFFDADKYFRYAPDLARDPFYLWLDKYFLLLQIPVGVGLYLLGGWSYVIWGMCVRSVFLWHSTWFINSVTHMWGYRTFETNDNSRNLWWAAIVTYGEGWHNNHHAYPNVAKAGWRWWEVDVTWWAIQVLRAFGLATKVVMPPAIAK
- a CDS encoding 1-deoxy-D-xylulose-5-phosphate reductoisomerase, with the translated sequence MKRITLLGSTGSIGTQTLDIVAEYPEKFQVVGMTAGGNIELFAQQIRKFQPEIVAIANDTKLAELKEAIADLAVKPIMLAGAEGVETVAAYGDSEAVVTGIVGCAGLLPTIAAIKAGKNIALANKETLIAGGEVVVPLVKKHGVKLFPADSEHSAIFQCLQGVPEGGLRRIILTASGGAFRDRPTEELASVTVADALKHPNWAMGKKITIDSATLMNKGLEVIEAHYLFGVDYDKIEIVIHPQSIIHSLIELEDTSVLAQLGIPDMRLPLLYSLSYPDRIPTQWERLDLVKCGTLTFRAPDHQKYPCMELAYAAGRAGGTMPAVLNAANEQVVELFLQERVRYVQIADLIKHVCDRHNLISKPELEDILEADKWARNEVINQVMATI